A window of Komagataeibacter medellinensis NBRC 3288 contains these coding sequences:
- a CDS encoding IS701-like element IS1452 family transposase, with amino-acid sequence MIQDMMSGGTSVEETLELWARSLRSAKDRMAPLFTQKRVVDSACAFLDVLIGNEPRKTGWMRAEAAGDPGPWRQQALLGRGHWDADALRDVVRDYVIEHLGTEEGVLVIDETGFLKKGQASCGVGRQYTGSAGKITNCQIGVFGAYVSERGHAFIDRALYLPKDWTSKPERLKRAHVPDDVVFATKPALASMMIERSIEAGVPFRWVAADSVYGVGDVERTLRRAGIGYVLGVKGNHWFGSWATEPLIAGEAKDIAAGLPDQAWRRLSAGHGTKGERLYDWAYLPLADLDAEEFDCPIAGPWTRGLLIRRNIADGDLAYFTTWSPKGTTTQELVNVEGTRWRIEEGFETAKNEFGLDHNETRSWHGWHRHVSLVMLAYAVMASVRYQANSLKPKKTQLRTRQSLSAGPFRRSGASS; translated from the coding sequence ATGATTCAGGATATGATGAGTGGCGGTACGTCTGTTGAAGAGACGCTGGAATTATGGGCGCGCTCGCTTCGGTCCGCCAAGGATCGGATGGCGCCGCTGTTCACGCAAAAACGTGTCGTAGATTCGGCCTGTGCTTTTCTTGATGTTTTGATTGGCAATGAACCACGCAAGACGGGATGGATGCGAGCGGAAGCCGCAGGAGATCCTGGTCCATGGCGGCAGCAGGCGCTTCTGGGACGCGGGCACTGGGATGCCGATGCCCTTCGTGACGTCGTCAGGGATTATGTGATTGAGCATCTGGGCACTGAAGAGGGCGTGCTGGTCATTGATGAGACCGGTTTTCTGAAGAAGGGTCAGGCGTCCTGCGGTGTGGGGCGGCAGTATACGGGATCTGCCGGCAAGATCACGAACTGCCAGATTGGTGTGTTTGGCGCTTATGTTTCGGAACGGGGGCATGCCTTTATTGACCGCGCCCTGTATCTCCCGAAAGACTGGACATCAAAGCCTGAGCGTCTGAAGCGGGCCCACGTTCCCGATGACGTGGTGTTTGCAACCAAACCGGCGTTAGCCTCGATGATGATTGAGCGAAGTATTGAGGCCGGTGTGCCGTTCCGCTGGGTTGCAGCAGACAGCGTGTATGGCGTGGGCGACGTAGAACGCACGCTTCGCCGGGCAGGAATTGGATATGTGCTTGGGGTCAAGGGCAATCACTGGTTCGGATCATGGGCAACGGAACCGCTGATTGCCGGAGAGGCGAAAGATATTGCAGCAGGACTGCCAGACCAGGCCTGGCGTCGTCTGTCAGCGGGGCACGGCACAAAAGGTGAGCGACTTTATGACTGGGCGTATCTTCCGCTTGCTGATCTGGATGCTGAAGAATTTGACTGCCCTATAGCCGGACCATGGACACGTGGCCTGTTGATCCGCCGAAACATCGCTGACGGGGACCTTGCCTATTTTACGACCTGGAGCCCGAAAGGGACAACCACGCAGGAACTGGTGAACGTTGAAGGGACGCGCTGGAGGATCGAAGAAGGGTTCGAGACGGCCAAAAACGAATTTGGTCTTGATCATAACGAGACCCGCTCCTGGCATGGTTGGCATCGGCACGTCTCTCTGGTCATGCTGGCCTATGCCGTCATGGCCAGTGTCCGTTACCAGGCAAACTCACTGAAACCGAAAAAAACACAACTCAGAACACGACAGTCCTTGTCCGCTGGTCCATTCAGGAGATCAGGCGCCTCGTCGTAA
- a CDS encoding IS5 family transposase — protein MKQPGFFDVDERLARLSGLGDQLEAFSRTVDFEVFRPDLDRALAYADGSKGGRPPFDPVLMFKILVIQTLNNLSDERTEYLINDRLSFMRFLGLALSDRVPDAKTVWLFRERLTEAGAIQKLFERFDATLRNAGYLPMSGQILDATLVAAPKQRNTNAEKVDLREGRIPQDWQDKPAKLSHKDRHARWTLKFTKAKRQEDGTLPSTDLAIPFFGYKSHISIDRKFRLIRKWKATDAAASDGARLREGLLDKTNTASSVWADTAYRSKANEDFMDKEGFVSKVHRKKPHLKPMPRHIQRSNAGKSVIRSRVEHVFADQKSQTGLFVRTVGITRATMRIGLANIVYNMRRFLFLERLNAAA, from the coding sequence ATGAAGCAGCCGGGCTTCTTTGATGTGGACGAGCGACTAGCCCGTTTGAGTGGCCTTGGCGATCAGCTCGAAGCGTTTTCTCGGACTGTGGATTTTGAGGTGTTCCGTCCTGATCTGGACAGGGCTCTGGCCTATGCGGACGGAAGTAAAGGTGGCCGTCCCCCGTTTGATCCGGTGCTGATGTTCAAGATCCTGGTGATCCAGACGCTGAACAATCTCTCCGACGAGCGAACGGAGTATCTGATCAACGACCGGCTGTCCTTCATGCGCTTCCTCGGCCTGGCGTTATCGGACCGGGTGCCTGACGCCAAAACGGTCTGGCTGTTCCGTGAACGGCTGACCGAGGCTGGCGCCATCCAGAAGCTGTTCGAGCGCTTTGACGCCACCCTGCGAAACGCCGGGTATCTGCCGATGTCCGGCCAGATCCTGGATGCCACGCTGGTGGCGGCGCCAAAGCAGCGCAATACCAACGCGGAGAAAGTTGATCTTCGGGAAGGCCGCATTCCGCAGGACTGGCAGGACAAGCCTGCCAAGTTGTCCCACAAGGATCGCCATGCGCGATGGACACTGAAGTTCACGAAGGCAAAGCGGCAGGAGGACGGGACGCTCCCGTCCACGGACCTCGCCATCCCGTTCTTTGGCTACAAATCGCATATTTCCATCGATCGAAAGTTTCGACTGATCCGGAAATGGAAAGCGACGGATGCCGCCGCCAGTGATGGTGCCAGGCTGCGCGAGGGCTTGCTCGATAAAACCAATACGGCCTCAAGCGTTTGGGCCGACACCGCGTATCGCTCGAAAGCCAATGAGGACTTCATGGACAAAGAGGGTTTCGTCTCGAAGGTTCACAGGAAAAAGCCGCATCTCAAGCCCATGCCTCGCCATATCCAGCGCTCTAACGCAGGGAAGTCCGTCATCCGATCCCGCGTCGAGCATGTCTTTGCCGATCAGAAATCGCAGACGGGATTGTTCGTCCGGACCGTGGGCATTACCCGGGCCACCATGAGGATTGGCTTGGCCAATATCGTCTACAACATGCGCCGCTTCCTCTTCCTCGAGAGGTTGAACGCGGCCGCGTAG
- a CDS encoding glycosyltransferase family 32 protein, translating to MRKNHKIDKIHYVFIIDGDDFPENIPEFIKINIEYSREIYPHAEIKIWNGRELKKFISENFHPDVLWAYNTLTPYAFRCDLARYCLLYIYGGIYIDLGVRLINPWQIPITKEVAAFRDVPFITNSWTALQIGLLFSIPRQEEFKKAIDFIIENCRNKYYGKNPLYPTGPVVLGRAFIATMVAKGQSVVADNQHIGNCRCITPESPKLNMTYVSKEGTVVALRNKQAGGDLKHIGVSGSNNYNDIWRARQIYSEPTQIWDFKCHELQTIGVSRTSYGIFIPLNTKGRVIFGPYFKMNKGKYILEVYFSEETKFSKLCIDIACGNDHKTIKKLRYFNILKKNIKKLRFTFSTKRNYENIEFRLYVYKNFSGHFLKYNLIKIK from the coding sequence ATGAGAAAAAATCATAAAATAGATAAAATACATTATGTTTTTATTATTGATGGAGATGATTTTCCAGAGAATATTCCAGAATTTATAAAAATAAATATTGAATATTCTAGAGAAATTTACCCACATGCGGAAATAAAAATATGGAATGGTCGTGAATTAAAAAAATTTATTTCTGAAAATTTTCATCCTGATGTTTTGTGGGCCTATAATACGCTTACACCTTATGCCTTTCGGTGTGACTTAGCACGATATTGCTTACTATATATTTATGGTGGCATTTATATAGATTTAGGAGTCAGGCTGATAAATCCTTGGCAAATCCCGATCACAAAAGAGGTTGCCGCTTTTCGCGATGTGCCCTTTATAACAAATAGCTGGACTGCTTTACAAATTGGACTTCTATTTTCTATTCCTAGGCAAGAGGAATTTAAAAAAGCTATCGATTTCATAATTGAGAATTGTCGTAATAAATATTATGGGAAAAATCCGCTTTATCCAACAGGTCCTGTTGTGCTGGGACGTGCATTTATTGCTACAATGGTTGCAAAAGGACAAAGCGTAGTTGCCGATAATCAGCACATTGGAAACTGCCGTTGTATTACCCCAGAGTCTCCTAAATTAAATATGACTTATGTGTCTAAAGAAGGTACAGTAGTTGCTCTTCGTAATAAACAAGCCGGAGGAGATCTTAAGCATATTGGAGTATCTGGGTCAAATAATTATAATGATATATGGCGAGCACGTCAAATATATTCTGAGCCTACGCAAATTTGGGATTTTAAATGTCATGAATTGCAAACCATCGGAGTATCACGCACATCATATGGAATATTTATTCCACTAAATACTAAAGGAAGAGTGATATTTGGTCCTTATTTTAAGATGAATAAAGGAAAGTATATTCTAGAGGTGTACTTTTCAGAAGAGACAAAATTCTCAAAATTATGCATCGATATTGCTTGTGGAAATGATCATAAAACAATAAAAAAATTACGTTATTTTAATATTTTGAAAAAAAATATAAAAAAATTACGCTTTACATTTTCTACAAAGCGTAATTATGAAAATATAGAATTTAGACTTTATGTATATAAAAACTTTTCTGGTCATTTCTTAAAGTATAACCTTATAAAAATAAAATAA
- a CDS encoding IS5 family transposase (programmed frameshift), translating to MERFVLTDAQWAQIEPHCLGKPTDPGRSGRNNRLFMEAVLWIVRTGSPWRDLPAVFGNWSTAFRRFSDWRNADVFKRIFDALSGDPDMEYVMVDATIVKVHRHGQGAKGGPQSQAIGRSKGGMTTKILALTDALGNLVRFRLMPGQRFDSVDVPPLIDGLEFDAFIADKAFDSNSIIVDLDERGATVVISQHPRRSKPLPLDREIYKWRHLIENFFCKLKEFKRIAMRADKTDKSFSAMIYLVAAFIHSR from the exons ATGGAACGTTTTGTACTGACGGATGCCCAATGGGCGCAGATTGAACCTCACTGTCTTGGCAAACCGACTGATCCAGGACGGAGTGGTCGAAACAACCGCCTTTTTATGGAAGCAGTGCTGTGGATTGTAAGAACAGGCAGTCCCTGGCGTGACCTTCCTGCTGTATTTGGCAATTGGAGCACGGCCTTCCGTCGCTTCAGCGACTGGCGGAACGCTGATGTCTTCAAAAGGATTTTCGATGCCCTGTCTGGTGATCCGGACATGGAGTATGTCATGGTCGATGCAACGATCGTGAAAGTTCACCGTCATGGTCAGGGCGCAAAAGGGGGAC CTCAGAGCCAGGCCATAGGGCGCTCGAAAGGCGGCATGACGACGAAGATTCTCGCGCTGACGGATGCTCTGGGCAATCTGGTGCGCTTTCGCCTGATGCCCGGCCAGCGCTTTGACAGCGTGGACGTGCCACCGTTGATTGACGGTCTCGAATTCGACGCTTTCATCGCAGACAAGGCATTCGACAGCAACAGCATCATTGTCGATCTTGATGAAAGGGGCGCCACGGTTGTCATTTCCCAGCATCCAAGACGCTCAAAGCCACTGCCGCTGGATCGCGAAATATACAAATGGCGTCATCTGATCGAGAATTTCTTCTGTAAACTCAAGGAATTTAAACGTATCGCGATGCGGGCCGACAAAACAGACAAAAGCTTCAGCGCCATGATCTATCTCGTCGCAGCTTTCATTCATTCACGATGA
- the galE gene encoding UDP-glucose 4-epimerase GalE has translation MKCLVTGGAGYVGSHVVISLLDAGHEVAVIDNLSTGHLAALPDNIRFFHIDLLDIQAINEIVSGEKWDVVLHFAALSLVGESMSNPFYYLRQNYVTALNLIETCANNGIKRFVFSSTAALFGGKERVSLIPDNAQIEPNSPYGESKFLIERALVWADQICGMRSASLRYFNAAGADPQGRLGEDHTPETHLIPLTIDTALGLRPKLKLFGNDYPTRDGTCIRDYIHVTDLADAHIRVIKQLDHRSVTYNLGNGLGFTNLEVLQSVERISGLKLPWEWAPRRQGDPAVLVADSSHMRRETGWAPRYQTIDVIVETALKWRQDNPDGYKIVPNHYDHRTMGKFVNI, from the coding sequence ATGAAGTGTTTAGTCACCGGTGGCGCAGGATACGTGGGTAGCCATGTTGTGATCAGTTTGTTGGATGCTGGGCATGAGGTCGCAGTAATTGACAATCTCAGCACAGGGCATCTTGCGGCGTTACCAGATAATATACGCTTCTTTCATATCGACTTACTGGACATTCAAGCCATAAATGAAATTGTCTCTGGCGAAAAATGGGACGTCGTGCTGCATTTTGCTGCACTATCCCTTGTCGGAGAATCTATGAGTAATCCCTTTTATTACCTACGTCAAAATTATGTTACTGCGCTCAATTTGATCGAGACTTGTGCTAATAATGGCATCAAGCGTTTTGTTTTTTCGTCTACAGCCGCTCTTTTTGGAGGGAAAGAACGCGTTTCTTTAATTCCCGACAATGCGCAGATTGAACCCAATTCTCCTTATGGAGAAAGTAAATTCTTGATTGAACGGGCTCTAGTCTGGGCTGACCAAATATGCGGCATGCGCAGTGCATCTCTGCGTTATTTTAATGCGGCTGGTGCAGATCCACAGGGGCGACTGGGAGAAGATCATACGCCAGAAACCCATCTTATCCCATTAACCATCGATACCGCGTTGGGCTTACGGCCTAAATTGAAACTTTTTGGGAATGATTATCCAACTCGAGATGGCACCTGCATTCGTGATTATATTCATGTTACTGATTTAGCTGATGCACATATACGGGTAATAAAACAACTAGACCATCGTTCCGTTACCTATAATTTAGGAAACGGTCTTGGTTTTACCAACTTGGAAGTTCTACAGAGTGTAGAGCGTATTAGTGGTTTGAAACTACCTTGGGAATGGGCCCCTCGTCGCCAAGGCGACCCAGCTGTACTTGTAGCAGATTCTAGTCATATGAGACGAGAAACCGGTTGGGCTCCACGCTATCAAACCATTGACGTAATTGTAGAAACGGCCCTTAAATGGCGGCAGGACAATCCTGACGGGTATAAGATAGTGCCCAATCATTACGATCATCGTACAATGGGAAAATTTGTAAATATTTGA
- a CDS encoding transposase: MAQTLFTDETWAIWEPLIEAVRPRSKTSPHDLRRTIAAIFWRHENGAKWGSIPAELGPWCQAAQLFHRLGETGYVGTPARTGSGPTGSGTRYDFSGLHKHQDSPQSGGSSKKDFFRRARPS; this comes from the coding sequence ATGGCACAGACACTTTTTACGGATGAGACATGGGCGATCTGGGAACCTCTGATTGAGGCGGTCCGTCCACGAAGCAAGACGTCGCCCCATGATCTGCGGCGCACGATAGCAGCGATTTTCTGGCGTCATGAGAATGGTGCGAAATGGGGGAGTATCCCCGCTGAATTGGGTCCGTGGTGTCAGGCGGCACAGCTTTTTCATCGGCTGGGCGAAACCGGGTATGTGGGAACGCCTGCTCGAACTGGTTCAGGACCAACAGGGAGTGGCACTCGGTATGACTTTTCTGGATTGCACAAACATCAGGACTCACCACAAAGTGGCGGGAGTTCAAAAAAGGACTTCTTTCGAAGGGCGAGACCATCGTGA
- a CDS encoding integrase core domain-containing protein, whose product MQIEWHYIALVKLQQNGFVESFNGRIRV is encoded by the coding sequence ATGCAGATCGAATGGCACTATATCGCCTTGGTGAAGCTGCAGCAGAATGGGTTTGTCGAAAGCTTCAATGGCCGCATCAGGGTATAA
- a CDS encoding integrase core domain-containing protein: MAASGYKCLNGTLFTSLAQARQILAYWREGYNMVCPHSQLDGRTPDQVVKQEFRGHVPRNSCHSINPKP; this comes from the coding sequence ATGGCCGCATCAGGGTATAAATGTCTCAACGGAACGTTGTTCACGTCCCTGGCGCAGGCCCGCCAGATCCTAGCTTATTGGCGGGAAGGCTACAATATGGTGTGCCCACATTCCCAACTGGATGGCAGGACACCGGATCAGGTCGTCAAACAAGAGTTTCGGGGGCATGTCCCCCGAAACTCTTGTCATTCCATCAACCCCAAGCCATAA
- a CDS encoding AGE family epimerase/isomerase, whose product METRFNIIKKEANHWFLTYAIPMWSNKDRTSSGMFAERIGIDGNPNNEYYRTFVQARHIYSFIVAGQLGWIGPWRSLVTEGIHRLITDFKRQDGFYVHRLDSNAVVLDSRADLYDQAFVLFTLGHAGIVLEDENLFDEAECLLDTLKNHWDHPLGGFWEGEIADPVFRRQNPHMHLLEAFCILYEGSGRKRFADAANGIAALCRSCFLDMTSGALLEYFNEDWTPVSGQIGQISEPGHCFEWAWLFEGMATCREDAIFLSDTLTNFGRRHGIDEKRGVAINEVLTNGQIINGNARLWPQTERLKIAVARYRRTDSLEELKEIIVAWQGLYRYLRPMESGLWYDKMKEDGKFIKEMVPGSTLYHIACAIKEMCSIDDFCLESCS is encoded by the coding sequence ATGGAAACCAGATTTAACATAATAAAAAAAGAAGCTAATCACTGGTTCTTGACTTATGCCATTCCGATGTGGAGTAATAAAGATAGAACTTCTTCAGGTATGTTTGCAGAACGTATAGGAATTGATGGGAATCCCAATAACGAATATTATAGAACTTTTGTGCAGGCGCGCCATATTTATTCGTTCATTGTAGCAGGACAACTTGGGTGGATTGGACCGTGGCGTTCGCTGGTTACCGAGGGAATCCATAGGCTTATTACTGATTTCAAACGTCAGGATGGTTTTTATGTACACCGACTGGATTCCAATGCAGTCGTGCTCGATAGCCGGGCAGATCTTTATGATCAGGCATTTGTTCTATTTACTCTAGGACATGCTGGTATAGTACTTGAAGATGAGAATTTATTTGATGAAGCTGAATGCCTGCTTGATACTTTGAAAAACCATTGGGACCATCCACTGGGGGGATTTTGGGAAGGAGAGATTGCAGACCCTGTTTTTCGCCGACAAAATCCGCATATGCACCTTCTTGAGGCATTTTGTATTCTATATGAGGGAAGTGGGCGTAAGCGTTTTGCAGATGCGGCAAATGGTATCGCAGCGCTCTGTCGTTCATGCTTCTTGGATATGACCTCAGGTGCTCTATTGGAATATTTTAATGAAGACTGGACACCGGTATCGGGACAGATTGGACAAATATCAGAACCCGGACACTGCTTTGAATGGGCATGGCTGTTTGAAGGAATGGCCACTTGCAGGGAGGATGCTATATTCCTGTCCGATACCTTGACCAATTTCGGACGTCGGCATGGAATTGACGAAAAGCGGGGTGTCGCAATCAATGAAGTGCTGACAAATGGCCAGATCATAAATGGCAATGCACGCCTATGGCCTCAGACAGAGCGTCTCAAGATTGCAGTCGCGCGTTACCGGCGCACCGATAGTCTTGAAGAACTTAAGGAGATCATAGTTGCCTGGCAAGGCCTCTATCGTTATCTCCGACCTATGGAATCAGGCTTATGGTATGATAAAATGAAAGAAGATGGCAAATTCATAAAAGAGATGGTACCAGGCAGTACATTATATCATATTGCCTGCGCTATAAAAGAAATGTGTAGTATTGATGATTTTTGTTTGGAATCTTGCTCATAG
- a CDS encoding ABC transporter ATP-binding protein, with translation MLRCIDIVKDYHVDKGMRRILDRVSFQVERGEKLGILGRNGAGKSTLIKIVGGVELATSGRIERNMSVSWPLAFGGAFQGSLSGLDNLLFICRIYNLDYKKTRKYVDDFAELGKQLLDPVKTYSSGMRARLAFALSVVIEFDCYLIDEVIMVGDARFYERCREELFIKRADRALIIVSHDMNFIKEICDRSAVIHNRKMIECSSVQEGIDLYHSL, from the coding sequence ATGTTGCGCTGTATAGATATTGTAAAAGATTATCATGTAGACAAAGGCATGCGTCGAATTCTTGACCGTGTCAGCTTCCAGGTCGAACGCGGTGAGAAGCTGGGTATTCTAGGACGGAATGGTGCCGGCAAGTCAACATTGATTAAGATTGTTGGCGGTGTAGAACTGGCAACATCCGGACGTATTGAAAGAAATATGTCCGTTTCATGGCCCTTAGCATTTGGTGGTGCTTTCCAAGGAAGCTTGAGCGGCTTGGATAATCTTCTTTTTATCTGTCGTATTTATAATCTGGATTATAAAAAAACGCGTAAATATGTAGATGATTTTGCTGAATTGGGAAAACAGCTTCTCGACCCCGTTAAAACTTACTCCTCTGGTATGCGGGCACGACTTGCCTTTGCTCTATCTGTTGTAATCGAGTTTGATTGTTACCTTATCGATGAAGTCATTATGGTGGGCGATGCCCGATTTTATGAACGCTGTCGAGAAGAATTATTTATAAAGCGCGCAGACCGCGCATTGATTATTGTCTCTCATGATATGAATTTTATTAAGGAAATTTGTGACAGAAGCGCGGTAATACATAATAGAAAGATGATAGAGTGCAGTAGTGTTCAAGAAGGAATAGATTTATATCACTCCCTATGA